The Hyphococcus flavus genome contains a region encoding:
- a CDS encoding urate hydroxylase PuuD: MAALLTNLRNAVITGVVLAALLVVLYAVWGGGFGQVYWMFFFRWLHVLAGVMWIGLLWYFNFVQIPTMPSIPDDQKPAIGKHIAPKALWWFRWGAMATIVTGLILATLNGYILNALTLGLAEGFVRNHVLIGIGMWLGAIMWFNVWFIIWPNQIKALNIDNKHPDLAADAKAASAKKAMLFSRTNTVLSIPMLFCMVAAQNL; this comes from the coding sequence ATGGCGGCCTTACTGACAAATTTACGCAATGCGGTGATCACGGGGGTCGTCCTCGCCGCATTGCTTGTTGTTTTATACGCGGTTTGGGGCGGCGGCTTCGGGCAAGTGTACTGGATGTTTTTCTTCCGCTGGCTTCATGTTCTGGCTGGCGTCATGTGGATTGGCCTGTTGTGGTACTTCAACTTCGTTCAGATACCGACCATGCCATCCATCCCGGATGATCAAAAACCGGCGATCGGCAAACACATTGCGCCAAAAGCGCTTTGGTGGTTCCGCTGGGGCGCCATGGCGACCATCGTCACTGGCCTTATCCTGGCAACGTTGAACGGTTACATTCTGAATGCGTTGACGCTCGGACTTGCCGAAGGGTTTGTACGTAATCATGTGCTGATCGGCATCGGTATGTGGCTGGGTGCGATCATGTGGTTCAATGTCTGGTTCATCATCTGGCCGAACCAGATCAAGGCGCTCAATATCGACAACAAGCATCCGGACCTTGCAGCAGACGCCAAGGCCGCTTCGGCGAAAAAGGCGATGCTGTTCTCGCGCACCAATACAGTGCTGTCGATCCCGATGCTGTTCTGCATGGTGGCGGCGCAGAACCTTTAG